The genomic interval TCTTATGTTCTGGGGATTCCAACTCAAACTTTCATTCCAACATTCATGTCGGATCTACATCGTAAGACCATCACATTAGGGATAACCGGTGGTATTGCGTGCGGAAAATCGGAAGTGGGAAGGATTCTCGGTGAGATGGGTTTTGCTGTGTGCGATGCAGATCGTGTTGCACATGGTCTGATGGACAAGGGGACGCCGGTTTTTCAGCGGGTTATTGATCACTTCGGTGATGAAATACTTACGGAAGACGGGCGGATATCGCGTCCCGATCTTGGTAAAATAGTGTTTGAAGATTCATCCCGGCTCAAACTGCTGAATGCGCTGGTACACCCGGCTGTCAGGGAAGCATTGGAAACGTGGATGACGGCACGGAAAAATGAAAATAGATCTTCGGCCATCCTGCTGCCATTGTTGTTTGAAAGCGGAATGGACGATCTCGGATGGGATGCGGTGGTCTGTGTTTCAAGCTCTGAACAAACTGTTTTTCAACGATTGGAAAAGCGCGGGCTGAGTCCGGAAGAAGCTGAACAGAGAGTTCTCTCCCAAATGCCGCTGGCTGAAAAAGAGAGTCGGGCGGATGTTGTGATTCCAAATCATGGAACTCTGGGGGAACTGGAGTTGGCCGTACGGAGAATCGTTGGGGCCATCATGCTTGAAAGGTAAATATGAACGACGAAAAAGACGTGGTTGAAGAGGTTAAACCCGCTGCGGAAGAGCCTGCGGCACCGGCAAAGAAAAAAGCGAGCAAGAAGAAAGCTTCAAAAAAGAAAGCAGCCGCAAAGAAAACGGCAGAAAAGGCCGAGCCGAAAGAAAAGGTTGAAGCGGTAGAAAAGACTGAGCCGGTGAAAACAACGGAACCGGCAGAAAAAAGTGAGCCGGAGGAAAAGACCGAAGCCCCTAAAGCCGAAGCGCCGGAAACGGCAACTGCCGAAGCGCCGGCTTCCAAACCGGCCGAAGCGCAGAAAAGGCCGCCGCAGGAAAATGATCAGGGTGGAGACCGGAAGCAGAATAACCATCCGCGCCAGAACAATGGCAAACAGAATAACGGAAAGTTTAATAAAAAGAACCGGAATAAAAACAAGCAGCGCCGCAATGAAGAGCCGCCGCCGAATACCGAAAATCTGCCGCCGTTTTCCCTGCACGAAATGCAGGTGACACCGATTAACGATATCAAAAACCTGGCCGAAGAATACGGCCTGCAGGACTATGCCGGCTACAGTAAGCATCAGCTGATTTTCGAACTGCTGAAAAATCACGGTCGTCGTGGAGGGCCGTTGCAGGGCCGCGGAGTGCTGGAAGTGCTGCCCGACGGATTCGGGTTCCTTCGCTCGCCGCTGAACAGTTACCAGCCTGCTCCGGATGATATCTATGTCTCTCCATCGCAGATTCGGCGCTTCGGTATCCGCACCGGCGATTATATCGAGGGTTCCATTCGCGCCCCGAAAGAAAAGGAACGTTTCTTTGCGCTCTACAAAATTGAACGCATCAATGAGGACGAGCCCGAACATGCGCGCAAGCGGGTACCTTTTGAAAACCTGACCCCGCTCTTTCCGGATGAACGATTGGTCATGGAAGTGGAAAACCCGAAAGAGATCTCTATGCGGGTAATCGATCTTGTTACGCCGGTCGGTAAAGGCCAGCGCGGGCTGATTGTGGCTCCGCCGCGAACCGGTAAAACGGTTCTCATGCAGAAAATGGCCAATAGTATTTCGGCGAATAATCCGGAAGCAAAACTGATCATTCTGCTGATTGATGAACGTCCGGAGGAGGTGACGGACATGCGGCGGAATACTAAAGCCGAAGTGCTTGCTTCCACGTTTGATGAGCCGCCGGAGCGGCATACTCAGGTGGCTGAAATTGTGATCGAAATGTCAAAGCGTCTTGTGGAAAAAGGACAGGATGTTGTTATCCTGCTCGACTCCATCACCCGCCTTGCACGTGCGTACAACACCACGTCGCCGCACTCAGGGAAGATTCTTTCCGGTGGTGTTGATTCGAATGCGCTGCATAAACCGAAGCGCTTTTTCGGTGCGGCACGGAATATTGAAAATGGCGGCAGTCTGAGCATTATTGCCACGGCCCTGGTCGATACGGGAAGCCGAATGGACGAGGTGATTTTTGAGGAATTCAAAGGCACCGGTAACATGGAGCTTCATCTGGACCGCGAATGTGTGAATAAGCGGATTTATCCCGCGATTCATATCGAAAAATCGGGGACGCGAAAGGAAGAGCTTCTGCTTCATCCTGATGAACTTTCCAGAATATGGACCCTCCGTAAGGCCCTGAAAGATGTGCCGGGCGTGGAGGCCATGGAACTGCTCATCAACCGGCTCAAAAAAACCAGCAGCAATCTGGAGTTTCTGATGACTCTGCAGGGCAATCAGTAAGGACATTTTCAGTGATTGGGGAAAGGCGGCTGGATGGCCGCCTTTTCTATTTTCCGGCTTTTGACAATATTGCTCCGGTGGGTTAGCCTGCGCTAGGTGTCAACGGAGGATGTATGCAGACGACGTCTAAGGTGAATGCGATACTGCTGGCCGGTGATCGACGTGCGAGTATTGCACTCCATAATGAAAATAAAGCCTTTCTGGAGCTTCGTGGAAAACCGCTCTTTATCCATGTGCTCGAAGCCTTGCTTGGGGCTGCGCATGTAGGCGGGGTTGTGATTGTCGGACCTCGTGAGCGACTGCTCAAATCGTTGGATACCTTTCAGATTTCGGATAGAGTTACCGTAGTCGAACAGCGCGAAAATATGATCGACAATTTCAAGGTCGGTTATATCTGCTCACTGGGGTTGGATGAAACAACCGAATTCTGGAGTCTGAAGGAGTCCGGTCATAAATCCACTCCGGTGCTGGTGGCTCCCTGCGATATCCCGATGCTGCTTCCCGAGGAAGTGGATGAATTTTTAAACCGTTCTAACATGCATGAGTACGACTATTCCATCGGGGTGACCTCGAAAAACGTACTGCGGCATTATCATCCGGATGAGAACCATCCCGGCATTCGCATGATTTATTTTCATGTGAAAGAGGATTTCATGCGGCATAACAACCTGCATGTTGCCAAACCATTGATGCTTAATCATCTGGACTACATTGAAAAGATGTATGAATGGCGGTACCAGACCCGGCTGGCCAATATTGTCCGGATGATTTTTTCAGCACTCACGCACGGATTCCGTTTTGCCAAGGGGCTCCGTGTGTTTATTTTGATGCAGTTTTCTCTGTACTGCGATCGGCACAGGCATCCGAAACTGGCCGACCGGATTCGCTCAATGGCCGGTTTTAACCGGCTTTCGGAAGGGATCGGTAATGTTCTGGGGGCGCGGGTTCAGATCGTTTATACGCATTTCGGCGGTGCTGCGCTTGATGCTGACAATGAAAAGGATCTGGCGGTCATGGAGCAGCGTTATGAAGATTGGATGAAGGATCAGCGGAGTCTGTTCTCCTGATCAGGAGATTTTTTCAACAACAATGCGGTTGCCGTGTATTTCCACCACTCGGATTTCGGTTTGTCGGGCGATAAAATCGCCGCGCGTTACTACATCAGTTTTCCGTTCGTCAATGTAGGCTGTTCCGCCGGGCCGCAGGTCGGAATGTGCAATTCCCTGCAGGCCCAGCAGCGTGTTGTCCTCCTCCGGGTCCGGTACTACATCCTGCAGGCTCAGACTTTTCAGGGCTTTGGTTTCCGGAAGAAATTTCCCGGCGAGAATGGCAATGAAAAATGTGCCGATGAAGGCAATCATGACTTTCAGCAAGGGGACTGAAAATGTTTCCGGAGAGAAATCCACCGGCCGCCAGGAGCCGGGCATACGTTCGCTCATGGCATTGACAAAGGATGCAAAAATGAGCAGAAGGCCGGAAAACCCCATAATACCGAAGCCGGGAGTGATGAAAATTTCAATCGCCAGCAGGCTGAGGCCGAGAAAAAACAGGATCAGGTCTTCATAACCCGAGAGTCCGGCGATGTGGTGGCCGAAGAAAAAGAGCAGCAGACAGACAGCGCCGGCAATGCCGAAAATACCGATGCCCGGTGTTTTGAATTCCAGCCACAGGCCGCCGAGTCCGATCATCATTAGAACCGGAGCGATGGAGGCAATCAGTCGAGCCAGTTTTTCGGCAGCCGTCACTTTGAGTATCCGTTTTTCCGCGCCGGTCAGTTCTATTTTGTCTAGCAGAGCATCAATATCCTTTACGGTACCTTTTGAAAGCAGGGGCGTTTGGTTTTCGCCGACGAGCTGCTCGGCCTCTTTGTTTGTGAGTGTGAGGAGCCGTCCTTCCTCACTGATGACTGTTCCGTTTACACTGTATTCCATGTCGGCACGGACCATGGCTTCAGCCAGTTCGGGATCATAGCCGCCCTGTTCCGCAGCGGCCCGAACCATTGCTGCAACGGCTGAGGTCATTTTTTCCTGCACTTCATCCGGCATATCCTGAACGCCGCCCATGGGAGACATCATCATCGGGGTGGCTGC from Verrucomicrobia bacterium S94 carries:
- the rho gene encoding transcription termination factor Rho; this translates as MNDEKDVVEEVKPAAEEPAAPAKKKASKKKASKKKAAAKKTAEKAEPKEKVEAVEKTEPVKTTEPAEKSEPEEKTEAPKAEAPETATAEAPASKPAEAQKRPPQENDQGGDRKQNNHPRQNNGKQNNGKFNKKNRNKNKQRRNEEPPPNTENLPPFSLHEMQVTPINDIKNLAEEYGLQDYAGYSKHQLIFELLKNHGRRGGPLQGRGVLEVLPDGFGFLRSPLNSYQPAPDDIYVSPSQIRRFGIRTGDYIEGSIRAPKEKERFFALYKIERINEDEPEHARKRVPFENLTPLFPDERLVMEVENPKEISMRVIDLVTPVGKGQRGLIVAPPRTGKTVLMQKMANSISANNPEAKLIILLIDERPEEVTDMRRNTKAEVLASTFDEPPERHTQVAEIVIEMSKRLVEKGQDVVILLDSITRLARAYNTTSPHSGKILSGGVDSNALHKPKRFFGAARNIENGGSLSIIATALVDTGSRMDEVIFEEFKGTGNMELHLDRECVNKRIYPAIHIEKSGTRKEELLLHPDELSRIWTLRKALKDVPGVEAMELLINRLKKTSSNLEFLMTLQGNQ
- a CDS encoding dephospho-CoA kinase, with protein sequence MSDLHRKTITLGITGGIACGKSEVGRILGEMGFAVCDADRVAHGLMDKGTPVFQRVIDHFGDEILTEDGRISRPDLGKIVFEDSSRLKLLNALVHPAVREALETWMTARKNENRSSAILLPLLFESGMDDLGWDAVVCVSSSEQTVFQRLEKRGLSPEEAEQRVLSQMPLAEKESRADVVIPNHGTLGELELAVRRIVGAIMLER